The genomic window GGCGCCGGCGCCGACCCGTGGCTCGCGGAGTCGGCCGACTTCGCCCGGACGTTCCTCTCCGGCCACTCGGCGGGTGCCAACCTGGCCCACCACGTCACGGTCCAGGTCGCGTCGGGGGAAATCGCCACCACCCCGGTGCGCATCGTCGGGTACATCCTGCTCTCCGCGTTCTTCGCCGGGGCCGATCGCACGGCAACGGAGGCCGACCCGCCGGCGGGCGTGTCCCTGACGACCGCCATGGCCGACCAGCTCTGGCGCATGTCGCTGCCGGTGGGGGCGAGCATGGACCACCCGCTGGCCAACCCGTTCGGGCCGGAGAGCCCGAGCCTCGCGCCGGTGGAGCTTCCGCCGGCGCTCGTCGTGGCGCCTTTGAGCGACGTGCTCCGCGACCGCGTGCTGGGGTACGGGGCGAGGCTGAAGGACATGGGGAAGGCCGTCGAGGTTGTCCAGTTCGAGGGAGAGCAGCATGGCTTCTCCGTCCGCCAGCCGTTCAGCGAGGCGGCCGACGAGTTGCTGCGGGTGATCAAGCGGTTCGTCTACAGCGGCAACTGAGCGGTGATGAGTTGCGATTTGCCTGATGCTTGCGTGTTGCATGGAAATCCCGTTATTGAACCTAGTGATGCATTTTGATGCCAGTTCTCAACGAGCAGCAGAACCGCACTGGGTTTGCCTCGCTTTTGTAGAAATAAATCTACTTGCAACTTTCATTTCTTGATGGACGTTCAGTCATATACTCTGATCAAGAACTACTTCAAATTTGTACAGTACAAAATTGTCAATTCTAACAAAATCCCCGTGATTCCTCACATAACAACATATACTTGACCACTCATCCGCGTCACTCCTGACCCCGCGCGTCGGGCGACTCGAGCGGGCAACAACCCTAGCCGCTGGGGCCGCGATCTACTTCCTCCCCCCTGCTGCTGGGGGATGCTATCGGCGGCGGGGTCTCCCTCGCTCCCGCAGCGTGGGGGTGGTGCACCCCCCTGGCTGACCCTGCTTCAGGGGGCGGTCATGGCTATGGTCGGTGGCGGCAAATCTGACCTCGgatcggcgacggcggcgtggagggcTTGGTGGATGGACTGCATGCGTGGTCTGGTCTCCGGTCAGATCTGATCTCACCGATGCGGCCCGCTCACTATGTGGGTGCGAAGATCGGTGGCGGTCCCGTGCACACAAGGCTGGATGCAGGTTCCTCGAGCGGATCCGAGAGAAAACCCAACTCTCGGCTCGttgccaaggccggcgatggcggtATTCCTCTGCGTCGTTCCACTTCTTGAAGCATCGCTGTGGAGAAGCTCTAGACCCCTATCCGCCACCTTCggtggaaaccctagatcagttgatcaGATGACAGCGGCGCTCTTGTGTCGTTCCCCCCTTAtaggcgtcattcttggaggtgtgcatTGGCTCGAGGACCAGTGGACGATTCCAAAGGTGGAGCGGTGTTTCATGTGACACATCTATGATGTGGAATCTCGGGTGCGTGACGCAATCAGGGCCTCGACAACGGATGTGTGATGATGGACATGCGTAGGAAGGAGGCGTTGTctagcgtcgtggtggcgtcgacggcaaaCATGACAAGGTTGATGCGTCAGTACCTGctttgaagatggatcaatgaaaGACGGTGGCAGCGGCCTCTGTAGCGGGCGCATGCAGTGGTCGTTGAGAGTTTGTTGGACTGGTTTTTTTAGGGTCGTTGAGAGTTTGTTGGACTGGTGTGTGCCTAGTCCCGGCTAGTAGCTTGGTTGGGCCCTCCGACTTTAGATATTGGGTTTTGGTGTGTTGTCTGGGTATGCATTCCGACAATCTGCATCCCTTCATCAATTTGATAGGAGTAGCGatgccaagatgatggcttcagacTTACTGATTTATTATtccctccgccccataatataagagacactacactagtgtaaaaaacgctcctatattatgagacggagggagcatTTTGTAATGCCTTGGTAAACAACTCAAAATATAGTTGCATGCACCGTCTTAATGcaaaggccgggggtcatccttcttTATAAAAAAATCCACTCCTCAAAATAAAGATATTGTTgatgcaaaaaaagaagaagatattTTTCTGGAACGAGTCAACCGAGACACGCCAAAAACATAATTGGAAGAATCTTCGATTCATCACCGCAGCTGCACAAAGAAAACAGATGCCTTCCCATTGATTTATCACGACAGTACCACCAATCGCACTGCCACCCCGTTTGGGGCTGAACCTTGAGCAATCTTGGGAAGTTGTGATACACAAAGCTGAATCTTAAGCAATCTTGGGAAATTTTTAGGGGAGGGGATGGGATGGGTGGGAGAGAATTTTTTAGAAAGGTTACGTTAGAATTTTGTAGCTTCTCCCTAGGTGTAGGATTATCGGTACCAAAACTTAAGAGCAAATACGAACCAGCATGTGGTTCAATGGTTAGGATGGCGATGGTAACCCCTGCCCATCAGAGTTCAAGTGATGTGCGTTCAGTGCAGGTAGACGTTCCATCGACTATGAAAAAGACGTAGGGATGAGTTTATATGCTTATGTATCATcgtgagtctgtactgtgttagaAAAAAAAACGTCCTGATCCGTAATCCAGCATTTTCGTTTTTCAACGGCTAGTCTATTTTTTTTCCCGGAGCTCGTTTATCTTTCTTCCCACGGCATTGAAGTGTGGAACCAGTcatcctcgagaaggccgaagctgtcACAGATCCAAGATCCAGAGTGGTGCACGGGAAGAAGTAACCACGTGGATCCCGCCTCTACTAAAGTCTGCCACACAACGTCCATAAACCGCGACGACCTGGGCGGCAACCATCGACCGTATCCGTAATTCCGTATCACACTCACACCATGGCCGGCGACACGGCACCGCACGTCGTGGAGGATCTCCTCGGCATCGTCCAGCTCCTCAGCGACGGCTCCGTCGTCCGCGGCGACGAGTCCGTCCTCGGGCCAAAGGAGCCGCTCCCGGACGTCCCCGGCGTGGAATGGAAGGACGTGGTGTACCACGCGGCGCACGGCCTTCGTGTCCGCGTCTACAGGCCGGCGTCGGCGTCGTCAGTGGCCGGCAGCGTCAAGCTCCCGGTGCTGGTGTACTTCCACGGCGGCGGCTACTGCCTCGGCTCCTTCTCGCAGCCGACCTTCCACGCGTTctgcctccgcgccgccgccgagctcccgGCCGTCGTGCTGTCCGTGCAGTACCGCCTCGCCCCCGAGCACCGCCTCCCGGCGGCCATCGACGACGGCGCGCAATTCCTCTCCTGGCTGCGCGGCCAGGCcgagctcggcaccggcggcgACCCGTGGCTCGCGGCGTCGGCAGACTTCGCCCGGACCTTCATCTCCGGCGTGTCGGCGGGCGCCAACCTAGCCCACCACCTCACCGTCCAGGTCGCCACGGCGCGGCTCCCAGTCAGCCCCGTGCGCGTCGTCGGGTACGTACTCCTCTCCGCCTTCTTCGGCGGCGCCGAGCGCAC from Triticum aestivum cultivar Chinese Spring chromosome 3B, IWGSC CS RefSeq v2.1, whole genome shotgun sequence includes these protein-coding regions:
- the LOC123065081 gene encoding probable carboxylesterase 15, which produces MPGDTEPRVVEDFLGVVQLLSDGSVVRGDEAVLRSNEPLPDVPGVQWKDVLYHAAHGLSVRVYRPASSVAGGSKLPVLVYFHGGGYCLGSFAEPNFHSFCLGAAAEISAVVLSVQYRLAPEHRLPAAIDDGASFLSWLRGQAELGAGADPWLAESADFARTFLSGHSAGANLAHHVTVQVASGEIATTPVRIVGYILLSAFFAGADRTATEADPPAGVSLTTAMADQLWRMSLPVGASMDHPLANPFGPESPSLAPVELPPALVVAPLSDVLRDRVLGYGARLKDMGKAVEVVQFEGEQHGFSVRQPFSEAADELLRVIKRFVYSGN
- the LOC123065082 gene encoding probable carboxylesterase 15, with the protein product MAGDTAPHVVEDLLGIVQLLSDGSVVRGDESVLGPKEPLPDVPGVEWKDVVYHAAHGLRVRVYRPASASSVAGSVKLPVLVYFHGGGYCLGSFSQPTFHAFCLRAAAELPAVVLSVQYRLAPEHRLPAAIDDGAQFLSWLRGQAELGTGGDPWLAASADFARTFISGVSAGANLAHHLTVQVATARLPVSPVRVVGYVLLSAFFGGAERTASEADQPTGVTLPVEICEQLWHMSLPVGATRDHPVANPFGPESPSLAPVELPPALVVAPLGDVLRDRVLGYAARLKDMGKDVELVEFEGQQHGFSVLQPFAEAADELMRVLGRFVYQRDTPAER